The region GGACTTCATATCGGATATGTCAAGCATATCCAAATTATTCGGGAGTTAAATATGAGAACCGTATCCATTTTTAAAAACGGCAACAACCGCGCCATCCGCTTACCCCGCGATCTGGATTTTGAGGGGGTGAGCGAGCTGGAGATCGTCCGGGAAGGGGACAGCATCATCCTGCGTCCCGTCCGGCCGACCTGGGGCTCGTTCGCGCAGA is a window of Mixta intestinalis DNA encoding:
- the vapB gene encoding type II toxin-antitoxin system VapB family antitoxin, with the protein product MRTVSIFKNGNNRAIRLPRDLDFEGVSELEIVREGDSIILRPVRPTWGSFAQMEKANPDFMAEREDVVSDEGRVNL